One genomic segment of Profundibacter amoris includes these proteins:
- the mbfA gene encoding iron exporter MbfA has product MIPGVSNRRRFSDLNEQEILALAISSEEDDAQIYRGYAERLRADFPNSAKVFDAMAAEEDEHRRRLIELHKERFGDVIPLIRREHVAGFYARRPIWLVENLGLERIREEVAKMEQDAEAFYTRAAQQTKDAATRKLLGDLAADEAGHNAKAATLQEELLGGDEAEKENFTAHRQFVLTWVQPGLAGLMDGSVSTLAPIFATAFATHNTWTTFLVGTAASIGAGISMGFTEAASDDGVLSGRGSPFKRGVASGVMTTLGGLGHALPYLIADFWTATFIAFVVVFFELWTIAWIQNRYMDTPFMRAAFQVVLGGALVFATGVLIGAG; this is encoded by the coding sequence ATGATCCCCGGTGTCAGCAACCGCCGCCGTTTTTCCGACCTGAACGAACAGGAAATTCTGGCGCTCGCCATTTCGTCGGAAGAGGACGACGCGCAAATCTATCGTGGTTATGCCGAACGCCTGCGGGCGGATTTTCCCAATTCTGCCAAGGTGTTTGACGCCATGGCCGCCGAAGAGGACGAACACCGCCGCCGGTTGATCGAACTGCACAAGGAACGGTTTGGCGATGTTATTCCTTTGATCCGCCGCGAGCATGTGGCCGGCTTTTATGCCCGCCGCCCGATCTGGCTGGTTGAAAATCTGGGGCTGGAGCGCATCCGCGAAGAAGTGGCGAAAATGGAGCAGGATGCCGAGGCATTCTATACCCGCGCCGCACAGCAAACCAAGGACGCCGCAACCCGCAAACTGCTGGGCGATCTGGCGGCCGACGAGGCAGGGCACAACGCCAAAGCCGCCACCCTGCAAGAGGAATTACTTGGGGGGGACGAAGCGGAAAAAGAGAACTTCACCGCGCATCGTCAATTTGTGCTGACCTGGGTCCAGCCGGGCCTTGCCGGCCTGATGGATGGTTCGGTTTCCACCCTTGCGCCGATCTTTGCCACGGCCTTTGCCACACATAATACATGGACCACCTTTCTGGTTGGCACTGCCGCGTCCATCGGTGCCGGTATCTCGATGGGCTTTACCGAGGCGGCCTCGGATGACGGGGTTCTTTCGGGGCGGGGTTCGCCGTTCAAACGGGGGGTTGCTTCGGGTGTGATGACCACCCTTGGCGGGTTGGGGCACGCCCTGCCCTATCTGATCGCCGATTTCTGGACGGCCACCTTCATCGCCTTTGTCGTGGTGTTCTTTGAACTGTGGACAATTGCCTGGATTCAGAACCGTTACATGGACACCCCGTTCATGCGGGCCGCGTTTCAGGTGGTTCTGGGCGGCGCGCTGGTGTTTGCCACCGGCGTGTTGATCGGCGCGGGTTAG
- a CDS encoding cytochrome C oxidase subunit IV family protein, translating to MLNDKLIRAWIALLVLSATSTAVAIFIDRGTTASGVDWSPVVAGVVILLLALIKGRIILSRYLGLETTRFWRRGFNTALTLYALVLLGLYLAPML from the coding sequence ATGTTAAACGACAAGCTGATACGCGCATGGATCGCCCTGTTGGTCCTAAGTGCCACCAGCACTGCCGTTGCCATTTTCATAGATCGCGGGACAACTGCAAGCGGTGTGGACTGGAGTCCTGTGGTCGCCGGTGTTGTGATCCTGTTGCTGGCCTTGATCAAAGGGCGGATTATCCTGTCACGTTATCTGGGCCTTGAAACCACCCGCTTTTGGCGGCGCGGGTTCAATACCGCGCTGACACTCTATGCACTGGTGCTATTGGGCCTGTATCTGGCGCCGATGCTTTAG
- a CDS encoding TetR/AcrR family transcriptional regulator, translated as MTATAHKIRKGRKFDQVLEGARVVFMKDGFEGASVDDIAKTAGVSKATLYSYFPDKRLLFAEVAKCECHRQADTALEVVTSDSTPDEVLREAGLRMIEFFISDFGLSMFRICTAESGRFPELGKHFYESGPQLVRERLVAYFHEAIDKGQLKIDDLDLAADQFAELCKASFFPRLLCGMESSFDKAEIERVLNGAVDMFMARYGA; from the coding sequence ATGACAGCCACAGCACACAAAATTAGAAAAGGTCGCAAGTTCGATCAGGTTCTGGAAGGCGCGCGCGTGGTTTTTATGAAGGACGGGTTTGAAGGGGCCAGTGTTGACGATATTGCCAAAACAGCAGGCGTATCCAAAGCGACGCTTTACAGCTATTTCCCCGACAAACGTCTGTTGTTCGCCGAGGTCGCCAAATGCGAATGCCACCGGCAGGCCGACACTGCGCTTGAGGTGGTAACAAGCGATTCAACGCCAGACGAAGTGCTTCGCGAAGCGGGCCTGCGGATGATCGAGTTTTTCATTTCGGATTTCGGGTTAAGTATGTTTCGCATATGCACCGCTGAATCCGGCCGTTTCCCCGAGTTGGGCAAGCATTTTTACGAATCAGGCCCACAACTGGTGCGCGAACGTCTGGTTGCGTATTTCCATGAGGCCATTGACAAAGGCCAGTTGAAAATCGATGATCTTGACTTGGCCGCCGACCAGTTTGCCGAATTGTGCAAGGCATCGTTCTTTCCCCGCTTGTTGTGCGGGATGGAAAGCAGCTTTGACAAAGCGGAAATCGAACGGGTTCTAAACGGCGCGGTTGATATGTTCATGGCGCGATACGGGGCGTAA
- a CDS encoding Crp/Fnr family transcriptional regulator, with product MDKKTEAIARESLFLSSLPKTSVSMILSNTTEQDFKQGETIFLQGDPADNIYIVIEGWVKLYRIAPNGAEAVVGVFTAGHSFGEALALRHEVYPVAAESVTDSHVISLPTSVLTGLIESDPEIAVSMLAATFQHLHSIVLQLEQIKAFSGAQRVAEFLVGLCPVCEGACTVTLPYDKSLIAGRLGMKPESLSRAFAKLRKLGVTVRQNHAAIADVEGLHAFAMGDEELRLRKTI from the coding sequence ATGGATAAGAAAACAGAAGCAATCGCACGGGAATCGCTGTTCCTGTCCAGCCTGCCGAAGACCTCGGTCAGTATGATTCTGTCCAATACAACCGAGCAGGATTTCAAACAGGGGGAAACGATATTCCTTCAGGGCGATCCTGCGGACAACATTTATATCGTGATTGAAGGCTGGGTAAAACTGTACCGGATTGCCCCCAATGGTGCCGAAGCGGTCGTCGGTGTCTTTACCGCCGGTCACAGCTTTGGCGAGGCACTGGCCCTGCGTCACGAGGTATATCCGGTGGCCGCTGAATCCGTGACAGATAGCCATGTCATCAGCCTGCCGACCTCGGTTTTGACGGGCCTGATCGAAAGCGATCCCGAGATTGCGGTTTCCATGCTGGCCGCGACGTTCCAGCACCTGCATTCGATTGTATTGCAACTGGAGCAGATCAAAGCCTTTTCCGGCGCGCAGAGGGTGGCCGAGTTTCTAGTAGGGCTATGTCCGGTCTGCGAAGGGGCCTGCACCGTTACCCTGCCCTATGACAAATCCCTGATAGCCGGTCGGCTGGGAATGAAACCCGAAAGCCTGTCGCGCGCCTTTGCCAAGCTGCGTAAACTGGGCGTAACTGTGCGTCAGAACCACGCCGCGATTGCCGACGTTGAAGGATTGCATGCTTTTGCGATGGGTGACGAGGAATTGCGCCTGCGCAAGACGATCTAA
- a CDS encoding cytochrome c oxidase subunit 3, translated as MSDIEQHSVLDELPGDLMIWVLIVSELLVFGAGLAAFLSVRIIDPALFAESQDHLNRAAAGANTAILVTSGFLAAKALRLREAAQRAKARLMLVIAAVLGVAFLWIKTIEYRADAAAGIDIDTNAFFTFYYLLTGFHAAHVVAGILILLLVAWRDAPRNIEVGAAFWHMVDLVWVLLFPVIYLLR; from the coding sequence ATGAGCGATATTGAACAACACAGCGTTCTGGACGAACTGCCCGGCGATCTGATGATCTGGGTGCTGATTGTCAGCGAACTGTTGGTGTTCGGCGCAGGGTTGGCGGCGTTTTTGTCGGTGCGGATTATCGACCCCGCCTTGTTTGCTGAATCGCAGGATCACCTGAACCGTGCCGCCGCCGGTGCCAACACCGCCATTCTGGTTACCAGCGGATTTCTGGCCGCCAAGGCCCTGCGTTTGCGCGAAGCCGCGCAGCGGGCAAAGGCACGGCTGATGCTGGTGATTGCCGCCGTTCTGGGCGTGGCGTTCCTGTGGATCAAAACGATTGAATACCGCGCCGATGCGGCGGCGGGGATAGACATCGACACCAACGCCTTTTTCACCTTCTACTATCTGCTGACCGGTTTTCACGCAGCGCATGTGGTGGCGGGTATCCTGATTCTGCTGTTGGTCGCATGGCGCGACGCCCCCCGCAATATCGAGGTCGGGGCGGCATTTTGGCATATGGTGGATCTGGTCTGGGTGCTGCTGTTTCCTGTCATTTATCTGCTGAGGTAA